A single genomic interval of Methylocystis sp. IM3 harbors:
- a CDS encoding TonB-dependent receptor, with translation MFARRTQISLAALLAACCAGEAFAQATLPTINVGGRQPRRVASKPAPRTQAPVRAVPAVVAAQPAPGPVEPSTEQDTALGPKIDYPTGPKQMTSSSERFFTGGQVNAIPFYRPGEALEIVPGLAVTQHSGEGKANQYYLRGFDLDHGTDLALYLDDMPLNMRTHGHGQGYADANFVMPELLASVDARKGPYNVEDGDFSNAGTIRMQYLKRVPQGVFTSSAGEFGYGRQFGMKSWSFMGGDILGAAEATIYNGPWVVPNNVRKINAVMRYSRGDEANGFGVTGMAYANHWTSTDQLPLRAVDTGLISRWGSLSPTDGGDTTRFSLSGHWNREGENNYSRVNAYAIHSTLELYNNFTYFLTNPVLGDQFRQFDRRTILGSNGIHGIRFNFLDFPSELRFGYQTRWDDIRVGLQDTFRRAAYDAIRNDAVAEGNMSLLTDVKTKWAPWLTTIVGARYDYYWASVNGLQSPYAAPIVGYLNEDPAQPVKLWTAPYNSGASAAQLISPKASVIINPFDDKTDFYLNFGRGFHSTDARGTTQNYSTNEATDDLGYLWVAKRPLLSPSTAAEVGVKTKAIDRLESALTLFWIQLRSENVFAGDSGNTVFGPPSRRLGVEFTNHYRPLSWLSFEGDVTATYSRFIGFDQEQAALYQQLLQPDSIAWGTFLGNAPGNYLVNAPPIVATAVVEFGESTGWFSAFKYRYISQRPLTADGFLQSPAIGVVNARAGYRWKDGWKLQLDVFNMFNSRSQAIAYGYGSLIPTDPLYQACNGLINVPASAANCGVGVMDVHGHPVEPPTWRLTFSGPLNYDTLINNTPDVTEPFKLVKFWE, from the coding sequence ATGTTCGCCCGCCGCACGCAAATCTCCCTCGCCGCGCTCCTGGCCGCCTGTTGCGCAGGCGAGGCTTTTGCGCAGGCAACCCTGCCGACGATCAACGTTGGCGGGCGTCAGCCGCGCCGGGTGGCGAGCAAGCCGGCGCCGCGAACTCAGGCTCCGGTGCGCGCGGTTCCCGCGGTGGTGGCCGCTCAACCGGCGCCGGGACCGGTGGAGCCCAGCACGGAGCAGGACACCGCGCTCGGCCCGAAGATCGATTATCCGACCGGCCCGAAGCAGATGACCTCGTCGAGCGAGCGGTTCTTTACCGGCGGCCAGGTCAACGCCATCCCCTTCTACCGGCCGGGCGAGGCGCTCGAAATCGTGCCGGGTCTCGCGGTCACCCAGCACAGCGGCGAGGGCAAGGCGAACCAATATTATCTGCGCGGCTTCGACCTCGATCACGGCACCGATCTTGCGCTCTATCTCGACGACATGCCGCTCAACATGCGCACGCATGGTCATGGCCAGGGCTATGCGGACGCGAATTTTGTCATGCCCGAGCTGCTCGCCTCGGTCGATGCGCGCAAGGGCCCCTACAATGTCGAAGACGGCGATTTCTCGAACGCCGGCACCATCCGGATGCAATATCTGAAGAGAGTGCCGCAGGGCGTCTTCACGTCGAGCGCCGGCGAATTCGGCTATGGCCGCCAGTTCGGCATGAAGTCCTGGAGCTTCATGGGCGGCGACATTCTGGGCGCGGCCGAGGCGACGATCTACAACGGCCCCTGGGTCGTGCCGAACAATGTCCGCAAGATCAACGCCGTGATGCGCTACTCGCGCGGCGACGAGGCCAATGGCTTCGGCGTGACCGGCATGGCCTACGCCAACCACTGGACCTCCACGGACCAGCTTCCGCTTCGGGCCGTCGATACGGGGCTCATCTCGCGATGGGGCTCCCTCAGCCCGACGGACGGCGGCGACACCACGCGCTTCAGCCTGTCCGGCCACTGGAACCGGGAAGGCGAGAACAACTATTCCCGCGTCAACGCCTATGCGATCCATTCGACGCTGGAGCTCTACAACAACTTCACCTATTTCCTCACCAATCCGGTGTTGGGCGACCAGTTCCGTCAGTTCGACCGCCGCACCATTCTGGGCTCGAACGGCATCCACGGCATCAGGTTCAATTTTCTCGACTTTCCGTCCGAGCTTCGCTTCGGCTATCAGACGCGCTGGGACGACATTCGCGTCGGCCTGCAGGACACCTTCCGCCGCGCGGCCTACGACGCCATCCGCAACGACGCCGTGGCGGAAGGCAATATGAGCCTCCTGACGGACGTGAAGACCAAATGGGCGCCCTGGCTCACGACGATCGTCGGCGCGCGCTACGACTATTACTGGGCCAGCGTCAACGGCCTGCAATCGCCATACGCCGCTCCGATCGTCGGCTATCTCAACGAAGACCCGGCGCAGCCGGTGAAGCTCTGGACCGCGCCGTACAACAGCGGCGCCAGCGCGGCGCAGCTCATCAGCCCGAAAGCCTCGGTCATCATCAATCCCTTCGACGACAAGACGGATTTCTACCTGAATTTCGGCCGCGGCTTCCACTCGACCGACGCGCGCGGCACGACGCAGAATTATTCCACCAACGAAGCGACGGACGATCTCGGCTATCTGTGGGTCGCCAAGCGTCCGCTGCTGTCCCCCTCGACCGCGGCGGAAGTCGGCGTCAAGACCAAGGCGATCGACCGGCTCGAGTCGGCGCTGACGCTGTTCTGGATTCAGCTGAGATCGGAAAACGTCTTCGCCGGCGACTCGGGCAATACCGTCTTCGGACCGCCGAGCCGGCGCCTCGGCGTCGAGTTCACCAATCACTACCGGCCGCTGTCGTGGTTGAGCTTCGAGGGCGACGTCACCGCGACCTATTCGCGCTTCATCGGCTTCGACCAGGAACAGGCCGCCCTCTACCAGCAGCTGCTTCAGCCTGACAGCATCGCGTGGGGGACCTTCCTCGGCAATGCGCCGGGCAATTATCTGGTGAACGCGCCGCCGATCGTGGCGACGGCGGTGGTGGAGTTCGGCGAGTCGACGGGCTGGTTCAGCGCGTTCAAATATCGCTACATTTCGCAGCGCCCCCTGACCGCCGACGGTTTCTTGCAAAGCCCCGCGATCGGCGTGGTCAACGCCCGCGCCGGCTACCGCTGGAAGGACGGCTGGAAGCTGCAGCTCGACGTCTTCAACATGTTCAATTCCCGCTCGCAGGCGATCGCATACGGCTATGGGTCGCTCATTCCCACGGACCCGCTGTATCAAGCCTGCAACGGCCTGATCAACGTGCCGGCTTCAGCGGCCAATTGCGGGGTGGGCGTGATGGATGTGCATGGCCATCCCGTCGAGCCGCCGACCTGGCGGCTGACCTTCAGCGGACCGCTCAATTACGATACGCTCATCAACAACACCCCCGACGTGACCGAACCGTTCAAGCTCGTCAAATTCTGGGAATGA
- the dnaG gene encoding DNA primase: MRFSPTFLDEIRARVPVSEVVRQKVKLKKEGREWRGLSPFNAEKTPSFYVNDQKGFFHDFSSGKHGDGFAFLMETEGLTFPEAVERLAALAGLPMPVETREEREQDVRRASLGEALEWAAEFFQKQLASPAGREARTYLDRRQVSAVSRDKFRLGYAPPDRHALRDHLAGKGATAETMIEAGLLIHGPDIAVPYDRFRNRLMFPICDRAGRVIAFGGRALEADAQAKYLNSPETPLFHKGATLYNLHNARKAAHDAGAVIAVEGYMDVIALTAAGFPHAVAPLGTALTADQCQLLWRMAEEPILCFDGDKAGLKAAYRAVDTALPLIGPGRTLRFALLPDGQDPDELLRAGGPAAVAQALDKPLPLVDLLWVRETQGAPLDTPERRAGLERRLREVAAQIGDETLRRYYGQELSDRLARLLGPAPAAPGRGRDFSPRRRAFSRRGESEGGPVRISAALANSPLFRGVKAPIAPRDALILLILMNHPEVLAAQLEDVAGLEFASPDASALRDALLRFAEAGGGARADLLRALEEAGLAAVAGRLSGMVAHAALWSVRPDAAPADAAESLRQALVLHRRFWALNKELRAVEARLAENSSEHDLARLKDIHTQLTALDGAEAALEGFGASSGRSTRAL; encoded by the coding sequence ATGCGTTTCTCTCCCACCTTCCTCGACGAAATCCGGGCGCGCGTTCCCGTGTCGGAGGTCGTGCGTCAGAAGGTGAAGCTCAAGAAGGAAGGGCGCGAGTGGCGCGGGCTGTCGCCCTTCAACGCCGAGAAGACGCCTTCCTTCTACGTGAACGACCAGAAGGGCTTCTTTCACGATTTCTCCTCGGGCAAGCATGGGGACGGCTTCGCCTTCCTGATGGAGACGGAGGGACTGACCTTCCCCGAGGCGGTGGAGCGGCTGGCGGCGCTGGCGGGCCTTCCCATGCCCGTCGAGACGCGGGAGGAGCGCGAGCAGGACGTGCGCCGCGCGAGCCTCGGCGAGGCGCTCGAATGGGCGGCCGAATTCTTCCAAAAGCAGCTCGCGAGCCCCGCCGGTCGAGAGGCGCGGACCTATCTCGACCGCCGGCAGGTCTCGGCCGTCTCCCGCGACAAATTCCGGCTCGGCTATGCGCCGCCCGACCGGCACGCGCTGCGCGACCATCTCGCCGGCAAGGGCGCGACGGCCGAGACGATGATCGAGGCCGGGCTGCTGATCCACGGCCCCGACATTGCGGTTCCCTACGACCGGTTCCGCAACCGCCTGATGTTCCCGATCTGCGACCGCGCCGGCAGGGTCATCGCCTTCGGCGGACGCGCATTGGAGGCCGACGCCCAGGCCAAATATCTGAACTCCCCCGAGACCCCGCTCTTCCACAAGGGCGCGACGCTCTACAATCTGCACAACGCCCGCAAGGCCGCGCATGACGCCGGCGCGGTGATCGCGGTCGAGGGCTATATGGACGTGATCGCCCTCACGGCGGCGGGCTTCCCCCATGCCGTCGCGCCGCTCGGGACGGCGCTGACGGCGGATCAGTGCCAACTGCTGTGGCGCATGGCGGAGGAGCCGATCCTCTGTTTCGACGGCGACAAGGCAGGGCTCAAGGCCGCCTATCGCGCCGTGGACACGGCGCTGCCGCTCATTGGCCCCGGCCGGACGCTGCGCTTCGCGCTCCTTCCGGACGGACAGGACCCGGACGAGTTGTTGCGCGCCGGCGGCCCGGCGGCGGTGGCGCAGGCCCTCGACAAGCCGCTGCCGCTCGTCGATCTGCTCTGGGTGCGCGAAACGCAAGGCGCGCCGCTCGACACGCCCGAACGGCGCGCGGGGCTGGAGCGCCGCTTGCGGGAGGTCGCGGCCCAGATCGGCGACGAGACGCTGCGCCGCTACTATGGCCAGGAATTGAGCGACCGGCTGGCGCGCCTTCTCGGCCCCGCGCCTGCGGCTCCGGGGCGGGGGCGCGACTTTTCGCCTCGTCGCCGCGCTTTCTCCCGCCGGGGCGAGTCGGAGGGCGGTCCGGTCCGAATCAGCGCGGCGCTCGCCAATTCGCCACTCTTTCGTGGCGTCAAGGCGCCGATTGCGCCGCGGGACGCGCTGATCCTGCTCATCTTGATGAACCACCCGGAGGTGCTCGCGGCGCAGCTCGAAGACGTGGCGGGCCTCGAATTCGCTTCGCCCGACGCCTCGGCTTTGCGCGACGCCCTGCTGCGCTTCGCCGAGGCGGGCGGCGGCGCGCGCGCCGATCTCTTGCGGGCGCTCGAGGAGGCGGGGCTCGCCGCCGTCGCCGGCCGCCTCTCCGGCATGGTCGCCCATGCAGCGCTCTGGAGCGTGCGCCCCGACGCGGCTCCGGCCGACGCGGCGGAAAGCCTGCGTCAGGCTTTGGTCTTGCATCGGCGTTTTTGGGCGCTAAATAAGGAGCTTCGCGCAGTTGAGGCCCGACTGGCCGAAAATTCCAGCGAGCATGATTTGGCGCGCCTGAAGGATATCCACACGCAGCTCACCGCCCTAGATGGCGCTGAGGCGGCCCTCGAGGGTTTCGGCGCCTCTTCAGGACGGTCGACGCGCGCGCTTTGA